One Actinosynnema pretiosum DNA segment encodes these proteins:
- a CDS encoding threonine ammonia-lyase, with protein MNRLAAWSVRAGTAGTAGTAGARDRATPPELPDRAEPAERAIPPRLATTPGQTTALSQVSALGQVTALGQVSAPGQTTAQGQSAPPGRATALGAATTSGRLAPLGHADVPPTPPSPATTSPSRATTSPTRADVLAAALRLEGHVLRTPLLALESLPGVLLKAEHAQRAGSFKIRGAANALLAAPCAEVVTGSSGNHGLAVATLGRSLGIRVTVVMAAGASAAKADALRRLGATVLAVPGGVDERDARARELAARTGARLVPSSDDALVVAGQGTVGLEVFEDAPGVDTVFVPVGGGGLLAGVCLAARDLPVRVVGVEPADARRYARSLAEGAPVVVPPSRSVADGLRGQRPGAVTLPVITRRVDELVAVDDDAVERAAELLRRAGVRAEPSGAAALAGALTAGFTGTAAVVVSGGNTAEALAATGRRRTTGGRGAGSPRAGVRRIPTRRITPTELTTHLSPAHPSPTDLSTHPAGAVPGAPTRGVRS; from the coding sequence GTGAACCGGCTCGCGGCCTGGTCGGTCCGGGCGGGCACGGCGGGCACGGCGGGCACGGCGGGCGCTCGGGATCGGGCCACCCCGCCGGAGTTGCCGGACCGGGCCGAACCGGCGGAACGGGCCATCCCACCGCGCCTCGCCACCACTCCCGGTCAGACCACCGCGCTCAGTCAGGTCAGCGCGCTCGGGCAGGTCACCGCGCTCGGGCAGGTCAGCGCCCCTGGTCAGACCACCGCGCAGGGGCAGTCCGCTCCGCCCGGCCGGGCCACCGCGCTCGGTGCGGCGACCACGTCGGGTCGGCTCGCCCCGCTGGGCCACGCCGACGTGCCGCCCACCCCACCGTCCCCCGCCACCACCTCCCCCTCCCGCGCGACCACCTCCCCCACCCGCGCCGACGTCCTGGCCGCCGCCCTCCGCCTGGAGGGGCACGTGCTGCGCACCCCCCTGCTGGCGCTGGAGTCGCTGCCGGGGGTGCTGCTCAAGGCCGAGCACGCCCAGCGCGCCGGGTCGTTCAAGATCCGGGGCGCGGCGAACGCGCTCCTCGCCGCCCCGTGCGCCGAGGTCGTCACCGGCTCCTCCGGCAACCACGGCCTCGCCGTCGCCACCCTCGGCCGGTCGCTCGGCATCCGGGTCACGGTCGTCATGGCGGCGGGCGCGAGCGCGGCGAAGGCCGACGCGCTGCGCCGGTTGGGCGCGACCGTGCTGGCGGTGCCCGGCGGCGTGGACGAGCGCGACGCGCGGGCCAGGGAGCTGGCGGCCCGCACCGGCGCGCGGCTGGTGCCGTCCTCCGACGACGCGCTCGTGGTCGCCGGGCAGGGCACGGTCGGCCTGGAGGTGTTCGAGGACGCGCCGGGCGTGGACACCGTGTTCGTCCCGGTCGGCGGCGGCGGCCTGCTGGCCGGGGTGTGCCTGGCGGCGCGCGACCTGCCGGTGCGGGTGGTCGGCGTCGAACCGGCCGACGCCCGCCGCTACGCCCGCTCGCTGGCCGAGGGCGCCCCGGTGGTGGTGCCGCCCTCCCGCAGCGTCGCGGACGGGCTGCGCGGCCAGCGGCCGGGCGCGGTGACGCTGCCCGTGATCACCCGCCGGGTGGACGAGCTGGTCGCGGTCGACGACGACGCGGTCGAGCGCGCGGCGGAGCTGCTGCGCCGGGCCGGGGTGCGGGCCGAGCCGAGCGGGGCCGCCGCGCTGGCCGGGGCGCTGACCGCCGGGTTCACCGGCACGGCCGCGGTCGTGGTGTCCGGCGGCAACACCGCCGAGGCGCTCGCCGCCACCGGCCGCCGCCGCACCACCGGCGGGCGCGGCGCGGGCTCCCCGCGCGCGGGCGTCCGCCGCATCCCCACCCGCCGGATCACCCCCACCGAGCTCACCACCCACCTCTCCCCCGCCCACCCGTCCCCCACCGACCTGTCCACCCACCCCGCCGGGGCAGTGCCCGGCGCCCCCACCCGAGGAGTCCGCTCATGA
- a CDS encoding acyl carrier protein, which produces MTTAITTADLTDLAVTAYRDALGEQSLDADSDFFEAGGDSLSAFQITARLESALGVDVPVALVFAYPSPADLASVLEQELEVG; this is translated from the coding sequence ATGACCACCGCCATCACCACCGCCGACCTGACCGACCTGGCCGTCACCGCCTACCGCGACGCCCTGGGCGAGCAGTCGCTCGACGCCGACAGCGACTTCTTCGAGGCGGGCGGCGACTCGCTGTCCGCGTTCCAGATCACCGCGCGCCTGGAGTCGGCGCTGGGCGTGGACGTGCCCGTCGCGCTGGTCTTCGCCTACCCCTCCCCGGCCGACCTGGCGTCGGTGCTGGAGCAGGAACTGGAGGTCGGCTGA
- a CDS encoding lantibiotic dehydratase yields MATDNTTPGSTAPGSTTPDGGRSLPGGRWRLWDQFSVRGAGFPVDGVLRLAPHGLGLAADRFASARSRQGAEWKAFEAAFEAEAVKSALELRDIAGGEAFQSAIAWQNRAVLGRAVRPFLEWEPGDGRASRTRQREELISHYWQRFCVKNDTIGFFGPVGWGRLDDAVDGVAVDPGEGLVASTSVHFASWAVDALARALGEDPALAPWIAPRRVPFVRLGDGEVALPGCAPKPLAAPLLELLALCDGTRAVVELSGRLGRDVGGDLVELERRRYLVRRLEVPAGAHPERALRAWLEGVPDELAAPGLAALDELERGRDRIASASTSDALVEAMSALERRFEELTATAAAREKGGSTAPGRALAHSDCRRSATVRLGGRVLDGLAALEPLLVSAAWLTSSLARRVLEGARRVFDASGPVDLATFWFACMPVLHRDAGVALAELRAEFWRRWAEVLDLPEGAREVRLELAEVSARANAAFASPGGGWNAARYLSPDVMIAAAGADAVRRGEFGLVLGELHVAMNTLGASLYLDQHPDPPELVELTTRDVPGPRLLPLLPKEHKARLSSRVRQSLVRPEDYCVALVDDTADPRRPRTPRSADVRVELRGEELVAVLPDGAVFPVADVFSHVLTTLVVDGFRVLPEADHTPRVSVGPLVVSRETWRFPVAELDFADARTEPARFAAARAWRAERGLPRFVFFTSPTEPRPVFADFDSPASVTLLAKAVRRLARADGAARLTVVEMLPTPEQAWLTDDRGEVYTSELRFVLRDTAP; encoded by the coding sequence ATGGCCACCGACAACACGACGCCCGGCAGCACGGCGCCCGGCAGCACGACCCCCGACGGCGGCAGGTCGCTCCCCGGCGGCCGGTGGCGGCTGTGGGACCAGTTCAGCGTGCGCGGCGCGGGCTTCCCCGTGGACGGGGTGCTGCGGCTGGCCCCGCACGGCCTCGGCCTGGCCGCCGACCGGTTCGCGTCGGCGCGGTCGCGGCAGGGCGCGGAGTGGAAGGCGTTCGAGGCCGCGTTCGAGGCCGAGGCGGTCAAGTCGGCGCTGGAGCTGCGCGACATCGCGGGCGGCGAGGCGTTCCAGAGCGCCATCGCCTGGCAGAACCGGGCGGTGCTGGGCCGGGCGGTGCGGCCGTTCCTGGAGTGGGAGCCGGGTGACGGGCGGGCCAGCCGCACCCGCCAGCGCGAGGAGCTGATCTCGCACTACTGGCAGCGGTTCTGCGTCAAGAACGACACCATCGGCTTCTTCGGCCCGGTCGGCTGGGGCAGGCTGGACGACGCGGTCGACGGCGTGGCGGTCGACCCCGGCGAGGGCCTGGTCGCGAGCACGAGCGTGCACTTCGCGAGCTGGGCGGTCGACGCGCTGGCCCGCGCGCTCGGCGAGGACCCCGCGCTCGCGCCGTGGATCGCGCCGCGCCGGGTGCCGTTCGTGCGGCTGGGCGACGGCGAGGTGGCGCTGCCCGGTTGCGCGCCGAAGCCGCTGGCCGCGCCGCTGCTGGAGCTGCTGGCGCTGTGCGACGGCACGCGGGCGGTGGTCGAGCTGTCCGGGCGGTTGGGCCGCGACGTCGGCGGGGACCTGGTGGAGCTGGAGCGCCGCCGGTACCTGGTGCGGCGCCTGGAGGTCCCGGCCGGGGCGCACCCGGAGCGCGCGCTGCGGGCGTGGCTGGAGGGCGTGCCGGACGAGCTGGCCGCGCCCGGCCTGGCCGCGCTGGACGAGCTGGAGCGCGGGCGCGACCGGATCGCCTCGGCGTCCACCTCGGACGCCCTGGTCGAGGCGATGTCCGCGCTGGAGCGCAGGTTCGAGGAGCTGACCGCGACCGCGGCGGCCCGCGAGAAGGGCGGGTCGACCGCGCCGGGCCGGGCGCTCGCGCACTCGGACTGCCGCCGCTCGGCGACCGTGCGGCTGGGCGGTCGGGTGCTGGACGGGTTGGCGGCGCTGGAGCCGCTGCTGGTCAGCGCGGCCTGGTTGACCTCGTCGCTGGCGCGGCGGGTGCTGGAGGGGGCGCGGCGGGTGTTCGACGCGTCGGGCCCGGTCGACCTGGCGACGTTCTGGTTCGCCTGCATGCCCGTGCTGCACCGGGACGCGGGTGTGGCGCTGGCGGAGCTGCGGGCGGAGTTCTGGCGGCGCTGGGCGGAGGTGCTGGACCTGCCGGAGGGCGCGCGCGAGGTGCGGCTGGAGCTGGCCGAGGTGTCGGCGCGGGCGAACGCGGCGTTCGCCTCGCCCGGCGGCGGCTGGAACGCGGCCCGCTACCTGAGCCCGGACGTGATGATCGCGGCGGCGGGCGCGGACGCGGTGCGGCGCGGGGAGTTCGGCCTGGTGCTGGGCGAGCTGCACGTGGCCATGAACACCCTGGGCGCCTCCCTGTACCTGGACCAGCACCCCGATCCGCCGGAGCTGGTGGAGCTGACCACGCGGGACGTGCCGGGGCCGAGGCTGCTGCCGCTGCTGCCGAAGGAGCACAAGGCGCGGCTGTCCTCGCGGGTGCGGCAGAGCCTGGTGCGGCCGGAGGACTACTGCGTGGCGCTGGTGGACGACACCGCCGACCCGCGACGGCCCCGGACTCCGCGCAGCGCGGACGTGCGGGTGGAGCTGCGCGGCGAGGAGCTGGTGGCGGTGCTGCCGGACGGGGCGGTGTTCCCGGTGGCGGACGTGTTCTCGCACGTGCTGACCACGCTGGTGGTGGACGGGTTCCGGGTGCTGCCGGAGGCCGACCACACGCCGAGGGTGAGCGTGGGGCCGCTGGTGGTGTCGCGGGAGACGTGGCGGTTCCCGGTGGCGGAGCTGGACTTCGCGGACGCGCGCACGGAACCGGCCCGCTTCGCGGCGGCGCGGGCGTGGCGGGCGGAGCGGGGGCTGCCGAGGTTCGTGTTCTTCACCTCGCCGACCGAGCCGCGCCCGGTGTTCGCGGACTTCGACAGCCCGGCGTCGGTGACGCTGCTGGCGAAGGCCGTGCGCAGGCTGGCCAGGGCGGACGGGGCGGCGCGGCTGACGGTGGTGGAGATGCTGCCGACGCCGGAGCAGGCGTGGCTGACCGACGACCGGGGGGAGGTGTACACCTCGGAGCTGCGGTTCGTGCTGCGCGACACGGCGCCGTGA
- a CDS encoding ornithine cyclodeaminase family protein yields MSATLAHVTAERIGEALTPAGAVAAVEEALRAGLDPAVGPRRGILDVASGQLLLMPAETAGAVGVKVATVAPANPERGLPRIQGVYVLFDAATLTPRALLDGTALTTLRTPAVSVAAVRPALLRETGPLHLTVFGAGPQGTGHVDTVAGVIEGHRPLGAVTHVVRDPSAVTGALREGAALVAAGSPEAAEAVARAHVVVCATGSGTPVFDSGLARPDVVVIAVGSHDPDRREVDGALVGRAQVVVEDVATALREGGDVVMAIAETDLAEADLIPMADVVTGRAELSADRPVVFKSSGMPWEDVVVAEAVVARLRG; encoded by the coding sequence ATGAGCGCCACCCTCGCCCACGTCACCGCCGAGCGGATCGGGGAGGCGCTCACCCCGGCGGGCGCGGTGGCCGCGGTCGAGGAGGCGCTGCGGGCGGGCCTGGACCCGGCGGTCGGGCCCAGGCGCGGCATCCTGGACGTGGCGTCGGGGCAGCTGCTGCTGATGCCCGCCGAGACGGCGGGCGCGGTCGGGGTGAAGGTGGCCACCGTCGCCCCGGCCAACCCGGAGCGGGGCCTGCCGCGCATCCAGGGCGTGTACGTGCTGTTCGACGCGGCCACCCTCACCCCGCGAGCGCTGCTGGACGGCACCGCGCTCACCACCCTGCGCACCCCGGCGGTGTCGGTGGCGGCGGTCCGCCCCGCGCTGCTGCGCGAGACCGGCCCGCTGCACCTGACCGTGTTCGGCGCCGGACCGCAGGGCACCGGCCACGTGGACACCGTGGCCGGGGTGATCGAGGGCCACCGCCCGCTGGGGGCGGTCACCCACGTGGTGCGCGACCCGTCCGCCGTGACCGGCGCCCTGCGGGAGGGCGCGGCGCTGGTGGCGGCCGGGTCGCCGGAGGCGGCCGAGGCGGTGGCGCGGGCGCACGTGGTGGTGTGCGCGACCGGCTCCGGCACCCCGGTCTTCGACTCGGGCCTGGCCAGGCCCGACGTGGTGGTGATCGCCGTGGGCTCCCACGACCCCGACCGCCGCGAGGTCGACGGGGCGCTGGTGGGGCGGGCGCAGGTGGTGGTGGAGGACGTGGCGACCGCGCTGCGCGAGGGCGGCGACGTGGTGATGGCGATCGCCGAGACGGACCTGGCCGAAGCCGACCTGATCCCCATGGCGGACGTGGTGACCGGTCGCGCGGAGCTGTCGGCGGACCGGCCGGTGGTGTTCAAGAGCTCGGGGATGCCGTGGGAGGACGTGGTGGTGGCGGAGGCGGTGGTGGCCCGCCTGCGGGGCTGA
- a CDS encoding AAA family ATPase: MPRLILLNGPPACGKSTVARRYADEHPLALDLDVDLVRALIGRWRDARREAGLLARAIALAAARTHLAAGHDVVVPQLVARPEFLAELEGLAHATGAVFHEIVLLDGEDNALRRYAERETGAPEEQRHDGAAEVAALHHRLTALLGTRPRAVVVPVVDGDPDATYRAVLAALG, from the coding sequence GTGCCCCGGCTGATCCTGCTCAACGGCCCGCCCGCGTGCGGCAAGTCGACGGTGGCGCGGCGGTACGCCGACGAGCACCCCCTGGCGCTCGACCTGGACGTCGACCTGGTCCGCGCCCTGATCGGCCGCTGGCGGGACGCCCGCCGGGAGGCCGGGCTGCTGGCCCGCGCGATCGCGCTCGCCGCCGCGCGCACCCACCTCGCCGCCGGGCACGACGTGGTCGTCCCCCAGCTCGTCGCCCGCCCCGAGTTCCTCGCCGAGCTGGAGGGCCTGGCGCACGCGACCGGCGCGGTGTTCCACGAGATCGTCCTGCTCGACGGCGAGGACAACGCCCTGCGCCGCTACGCCGAGCGCGAGACCGGCGCCCCCGAGGAGCAGCGGCACGACGGCGCCGCCGAGGTCGCCGCCCTGCACCACCGGCTCACCGCGCTGCTCGGGACCCGCCCCCGCGCCGTGGTCGTCCCGGTCGTGGACGGGGACCCGGACGCGACCTACCGGGCGGTGCTGGCCGCCCTCGGCTGA
- a CDS encoding energy-coupling factor ABC transporter permease, producing MHIAEGFLPPVHAAAWTVAAAPFVVHGVREIKRTVAEHPESRLLLGAVGAYSFVLSAIKLPSVTGSSSHPTGTGEGAIVFRPPVMAALGTVVLVFQALLLAHGGLTTLGANVMSMAVVGPWAGYAAYRLLKRAPWGVAVFCGVAVADLATYVTTATQLAIAFPDDGAGFVGAWGRFLSLFALTQVPLAIVEGMIGVLLLNALRTWAGPELRGLGFGRDRDEDPSLAGVRRDA from the coding sequence ATGCACATTGCCGAGGGCTTCCTGCCCCCAGTCCACGCGGCGGCGTGGACGGTGGCGGCAGCGCCGTTCGTCGTCCACGGGGTCCGCGAGATCAAGCGGACCGTCGCCGAGCACCCCGAGTCCCGGCTGCTGCTGGGCGCGGTGGGCGCCTACTCGTTCGTGCTGTCCGCGATCAAGCTGCCGTCCGTGACGGGCAGCTCCTCCCACCCCACCGGCACCGGTGAGGGCGCGATCGTCTTCCGGCCGCCGGTCATGGCGGCGCTGGGCACGGTCGTGCTGGTGTTCCAGGCGCTGCTGCTCGCCCACGGCGGGCTGACCACGCTGGGCGCCAACGTGATGTCCATGGCCGTGGTCGGCCCGTGGGCCGGGTACGCCGCGTACCGGCTGCTCAAGCGGGCGCCGTGGGGCGTGGCCGTGTTCTGCGGCGTCGCCGTCGCCGACCTCGCCACCTACGTCACCACCGCGACCCAGCTCGCCATCGCCTTCCCCGACGACGGCGCGGGCTTCGTCGGCGCGTGGGGCCGGTTCCTGAGCCTGTTCGCGCTCACCCAGGTCCCGCTCGCGATCGTCGAGGGCATGATCGGCGTGCTGCTGCTGAACGCCCTGCGCACCTGGGCGGGCCCCGAGCTGCGCGGGCTCGGGTTCGGGCGCGACCGCGACGAGGACCCGTCGCTGGCAGGGGTGAGGCGCGATGCGTAG
- a CDS encoding energy-coupling factor ABC transporter substrate-binding protein, producing the protein MRRTTTNVLLVLASVAVFAVALALGTGKGEFGGTDATATEQIEESAPDYEPWFEPLWTQPGGEVESGLFALQAALGAGLLGFALGTFRERRKHLGDRAPGEALPGSAPDETPPPGGGA; encoded by the coding sequence ATGCGTAGGACCACGACGAACGTGCTGCTGGTGCTGGCCTCGGTCGCGGTGTTCGCGGTCGCGCTGGCGCTCGGGACGGGCAAGGGCGAGTTCGGCGGCACCGACGCCACCGCCACCGAGCAGATCGAGGAGTCGGCCCCGGACTACGAGCCGTGGTTCGAGCCGCTGTGGACGCAGCCGGGCGGCGAGGTCGAGTCCGGCCTGTTCGCGCTCCAGGCCGCGCTCGGCGCCGGGCTGCTCGGGTTCGCGCTCGGCACGTTCCGCGAGCGCCGCAAGCACCTGGGCGACCGGGCGCCCGGCGAGGCGCTCCCCGGCAGCGCGCCGGACGAGACCCCGCCACCGGGCGGCGGCGCCTGA
- the cbiQ gene encoding cobalt ECF transporter T component CbiQ — MARLSLDDAAWGSTWRDRSTAEKAVLSGGLAAVALTGRGPVGAALVLLAASVCACALAGVTPRAWAAALAAPVVFVALGVLGIVVTFGAAGAPLLTWGPLVVTEASALRGARVAARAVSTSAAVLLLAATTPMPHLLASLSRVPGLGVLAEIAGVVYRMLFGLLDAQARVRETQAARLGYRDARAARRSVGALGAATLIRAWTGARRLEAGLSGRGSTSAGFGAPRRRPVSRPFVAAGAALVLACALLSLLGPAW; from the coding sequence GTGGCGCGGCTGTCGCTCGACGACGCCGCGTGGGGCAGCACCTGGCGGGACCGCTCGACGGCGGAGAAGGCCGTGCTGTCGGGTGGTCTCGCCGCCGTGGCGCTGACCGGGCGCGGCCCGGTCGGCGCCGCGCTGGTGCTGCTGGCCGCGTCGGTGTGCGCGTGCGCGCTCGCCGGCGTCACGCCGCGCGCCTGGGCCGCGGCGCTGGCCGCGCCGGTCGTGTTCGTCGCGCTGGGCGTGCTCGGGATCGTGGTGACCTTCGGCGCCGCGGGCGCGCCCCTGCTCACGTGGGGGCCGCTGGTGGTGACGGAGGCGTCGGCGCTGCGCGGCGCGCGGGTCGCGGCGCGGGCGGTGTCGACCTCCGCGGCGGTGCTGCTGCTGGCCGCCACCACCCCGATGCCGCACCTGCTCGCGAGCCTGAGCCGGGTGCCCGGTCTGGGCGTGCTGGCCGAGATCGCCGGGGTGGTCTACCGGATGCTGTTCGGGCTGCTGGACGCGCAGGCCCGCGTGCGCGAGACCCAGGCCGCCCGCCTCGGCTACCGCGACGCCCGCGCGGCCCGGCGCAGCGTCGGCGCGCTCGGCGCGGCCACGCTCATCCGGGCCTGGACCGGCGCGCGGCGCCTGGAGGCGGGGCTGTCCGGCCGGGGCTCGACCTCGGCCGGGTTCGGCGCGCCGCGCAGGCGCCCGGTGAGCCGCCCGTTCGTCGCCGCGGGGGCCGCGCTCGTGCTGGCCTGCGCGCTGCTGTCGCTGCTGGGCCCGGCGTGGTGA
- a CDS encoding energy-coupling factor ABC transporter ATP-binding protein, with protein MSVLEARGVTVDYRDAPGVLREVDLRVGAGTRLALMGANGAGKSTLLRCLSGALRPTSGQVLAGGTPLGRGRRALTAHRQHVQLVLQDPDDQLFSADVFQDVAFGPVNLGLGEAEVAERVAGVLAALRIPDLVDRPVHHLSFGQRKRVALAGALAMRPAVLLLDEPTAGLDPSGAAALLGTLEELRAAGTTVVMSTHDVDLAWRWADEVALLADHRLRQGDPADLLGDAPLLAAAGLEPPWQVRLLREAGLPVGGPERPREPGEVLARLRA; from the coding sequence GTGAGCGTGCTGGAGGCGCGGGGCGTCACGGTCGACTACCGGGACGCGCCCGGCGTGCTGCGCGAGGTCGACCTGCGGGTGGGCGCGGGGACGCGGCTGGCGCTGATGGGCGCGAACGGCGCGGGCAAGTCGACCCTGCTGCGCTGCCTGTCCGGGGCGCTGCGCCCCACGTCCGGGCAGGTCCTGGCGGGCGGGACGCCGCTGGGGCGGGGCAGGCGCGCGCTGACCGCGCACCGGCAGCACGTGCAGCTGGTGCTCCAGGACCCGGACGACCAGCTGTTCTCGGCCGACGTGTTCCAGGACGTGGCGTTCGGCCCGGTGAACCTGGGGCTGGGCGAGGCGGAGGTGGCGGAGCGGGTGGCGGGGGTGCTGGCCGCGCTGCGGATCCCCGACCTGGTCGACCGCCCGGTGCACCACCTGTCGTTCGGGCAGCGCAAGCGGGTGGCGCTGGCGGGCGCGCTGGCGATGCGCCCGGCCGTGCTGCTGCTGGACGAGCCGACCGCCGGGCTCGACCCGAGCGGGGCGGCGGCGCTGCTGGGCACCCTGGAGGAGCTGCGGGCGGCGGGGACGACGGTGGTGATGTCCACGCACGACGTGGACCTGGCGTGGCGGTGGGCCGACGAGGTGGCGCTGCTGGCCGACCACCGGCTGCGCCAGGGCGACCCGGCCGACCTGCTCGGCGACGCGCCGCTGCTGGCGGCGGCCGGGCTGGAGCCGCCGTGGCAGGTGCGGCTGCTGCGCGAGGCGGGCCTGCCGGTGGGCGGCCCGGAGCGCCCGCGCGAGCCGGGCGAGGTGCTGGCGCGCCTGCGGGCGTGA
- a CDS encoding ATP-binding protein, producing the protein MSTRRLLVTGASGAGTTTLGRVLAARWHVPHADLDDYFWLPTDPPYTDKRPEAERLRLMGEVFLPRPAWVMSGAPMGWGESLVPLLDAVVLLTLDPEVRLRRITDREGERRLTPLEPGGPDEAAFHDFLDWARGYDDPEFDGRSLARHERWLAGMSCPVLRLDSARPVDALADAVDDLLA; encoded by the coding sequence TTGTCCACGCGTCGACTGCTCGTCACCGGCGCCAGCGGCGCGGGCACCACCACCCTCGGGCGGGTGCTGGCCGCCCGGTGGCACGTGCCGCACGCCGACCTGGACGACTACTTCTGGCTGCCCACCGACCCGCCCTACACCGACAAGCGGCCCGAGGCCGAGCGGCTGCGGCTGATGGGCGAGGTGTTCCTGCCGCGTCCCGCGTGGGTGATGTCCGGGGCGCCGATGGGGTGGGGCGAGAGCCTGGTCCCGCTGCTGGACGCCGTCGTGCTGCTGACCCTGGACCCCGAGGTCCGCCTGCGCCGGATCACCGACCGCGAGGGGGAGCGCCGCCTCACCCCGCTCGAACCCGGCGGTCCCGACGAGGCGGCGTTCCACGACTTCCTGGACTGGGCGCGCGGCTACGACGACCCGGAGTTCGACGGCCGCAGCCTGGCGCGGCACGAGCGCTGGCTGGCCGGGATGTCCTGCCCGGTGCTGCGCCTGGACAGCGCCAGGCCGGTCGACGCGCTCGCGGACGCGGTCGACGACCTGCTCGCCTGA
- a CDS encoding MerR family transcriptional regulator gives MHLSFTSPRQVKIGDAAAFAGTTPRAIRHYHQIGLLPEPERGADGRRRYGHDDVIRLLWIRKMADAGIRLDDVRAAFDETRDVEQGLEGLERALAAREAEIARQRAAVQRLRAVGSPLGLLSDPVTDLLGHLPPGALRRSDLETLLVTERVFGPLGAAVQATSFVVLATHPELRAEEDRLDAAEAGLDEGVDPDDPLVEQIARQRCAHLQAVHRAAEAAGLDEGVDALFDTYEDPDEGEEREMGAFQAFTKMPYDFSPARTRCLQRAGELFGQSLVDR, from the coding sequence ATGCACCTCTCCTTCACGTCCCCCCGCCAGGTCAAGATCGGCGACGCCGCCGCCTTCGCCGGAACGACCCCGAGGGCCATCCGCCACTACCACCAGATCGGCCTGCTCCCCGAGCCCGAGCGCGGCGCGGACGGCCGCCGCCGCTACGGCCACGACGACGTGATCCGCCTGCTGTGGATCCGCAAGATGGCCGACGCGGGCATCAGGCTCGACGACGTGCGGGCCGCGTTCGACGAGACCCGCGACGTCGAGCAGGGCCTGGAAGGGCTGGAGCGGGCGCTGGCCGCCAGGGAGGCGGAGATCGCGCGCCAGCGCGCGGCCGTCCAGCGCCTGCGGGCCGTGGGCAGCCCGCTGGGATTGCTCTCGGACCCGGTGACCGACCTGCTCGGCCACCTGCCGCCCGGCGCGCTGCGCCGCTCCGACCTGGAGACCCTGCTGGTCACCGAGCGGGTCTTCGGCCCGCTGGGCGCCGCCGTCCAAGCCACGTCGTTCGTCGTGCTGGCCACCCACCCCGAGCTGCGGGCCGAGGAGGACCGGCTCGACGCGGCCGAGGCCGGGCTCGACGAGGGCGTCGACCCCGACGACCCGCTCGTGGAGCAGATCGCCAGGCAGCGGTGCGCCCACCTGCAGGCCGTGCACCGGGCCGCCGAGGCCGCCGGGCTGGACGAGGGGGTCGACGCGCTGTTCGACACCTACGAGGACCCGGACGAGGGCGAGGAGCGGGAGATGGGCGCCTTCCAGGCGTTCACCAAGATGCCGTACGACTTCTCCCCGGCCCGGACGCGCTGCCTCCAGCGCGCGGGGGAGCTCTTCGGGCAGAGCCTGGTGGACCGCTGA